TTTTTTTAGGAGTCGTTCCAGCAGTAGTTTATACCCTGTTGTGGATTCCCTACTTAAATTTAGAGCATCAACCCCATTTCTTTTCCAACTTTGCTCAAGAACAAGAGCAAATCCTCGATTATCACAATAGCATTAAGGATGGTCCAAAAGTCCACCCATACTGTTCTAAATGGTTCACTTGGCCCTTAATGCTGCGACCAATTGCTTATTTCTATGCTACAGCTAGAAATACCACTGAAACAGTCCCCATAACACCCCCTCTACCTGCTGGTGTGGGCAAAGTGATTTATGATGTCCATGCAATGGGAAATCCCTTCTTATACGTACTTTCCTGCGCCGCAGTAATTGTATTAGTGGTTTATCTGGGTAAAAACTTAATTCAATGGGTAAAGGGCGATCCCAATACAGGCGTTATATATAATGCCTCTACGTGGGTATTGGTATATATCTTGTTAAACTACGCTGTTAACCTACTTCCCTGGGTACGAGTGACTCGTTGTACTTTTCTCTATCACTATATGCCATCGTCGGTGTTTGCCTTTTTAGCCTTAGCTTGGGTAATTGATGGCTGGTTGCATAGCTGGAAAACCCATCTCAGAGGAACTGGTATCACCCTAATTTTCTTAGTATTATTTGGTTTAATTTATTGGATGCCAATTTATCTAGGATTACCTTTATCTAATACTGAATATAGCGTCCGTATGGTGCGAATTGATACTAGACAGTTGCCAACTTGGGTGAAAGAGTTTTTCCCTAATTGGATTTAAAAATGACTTGTGGGATAGCCCTCTAGGCTGTCTCGGTATTGAATCGAAGGCAGGCAGGATAAGTTGTTCCGCATCTAAAGTTGATAACTGGGGCAGGCAGGATGCCCGCCCCACAAGAGTTTCAGCAAATGCAGTATATTTATGCTTCCTTCTTCCTTCTTCCTGCTTCCCTCTTCCTTATTCCTTTAAATACACACCGATACACTGGTAAACCGCGATTGAGAGTGGCTATTTCTCGTTCGGTGGGAACTGGGAGAGGGTTAGTTGCTAACCATGCGGTAGAGTTGATTTGAAAGGCTGGATTTTCGGAAAAGCGATCGCGCATTTCTCTGGCTACTTCTTCGACATCAGATTGCAGAAATACTTCCCCACATGGCGCAAGATAGTTAGCTATAGCTTCTACTAATTCTGGCTGTACTACTCGCCGTTTCATGTGGCGCTTCTTGAACCAAGGATCGGGAAATTGAATGCTAACCCGTTTCAATATTCCAGCAGGTAAAGATGCTAGTAAAGCAGATAACGAAACATTGGCGTTCGTAAACAAGTAATGCAGATTGGTTAAACCTAATTCATCTCGTTGGTGATTAGCTTCTTCTACTAACGCTTCTCTAATTTCTAAACCCAGAAAGTTCCAATCTGGGGTTTGAACTGCCATTTGCTGGATGAAACTACCTCTAGCACAGCCAATATCTATGTGTAAGGGTAGATCTAAGTTAGAGTAGAGCGATCGCCAATCTGGTAATGGTGTCAGACTTCGATATTTATAGCTTAAAGGGTTGACGTGCTGACGAACGCGGACTTTTACCAAATTGCACCTGT
Above is a genomic segment from Merismopedia glauca CCAP 1448/3 containing:
- the trmB gene encoding tRNA (guanosine(46)-N7)-methyltransferase TrmB, with the protein product MVKVRVRQHVNPLSYKYRSLTPLPDWRSLYSNLDLPLHIDIGCARGSFIQQMAVQTPDWNFLGLEIREALVEEANHQRDELGLTNLHYLFTNANVSLSALLASLPAGILKRVSIQFPDPWFKKRHMKRRVVQPELVEAIANYLAPCGEVFLQSDVEEVAREMRDRFSENPAFQINSTAWLATNPLPVPTEREIATLNRGLPVYRCVFKGIRKREAGRRKKEA